A single window of Flavobacterium aestivum DNA harbors:
- a CDS encoding non-ribosomal peptide synthetase has translation MRINSTLVDVLENSAQEQTGITFIRSTNDELTYSYKELFSKALYTLHNLQELGVNSGDEVIIQINDNADFLQVFWACILGKIIPVPVAIGRQEGHKHKLYNIWKKLNNPFLVCDEGLLKEMFTYKSDEVTEKAYQKIANSTLFTTDAILEKSHGIINTSIRSEDIAYIQFSSGSTGNPKGVVLTHANLVANIVDIANRSEISAADRSLSWLPLTHDMGLICFHLSSTLRKIQQFLLPTTLFIRRPLLWMDKASEHKASLLYSPNFGCQYILSAITTANKTIDWNLSNVRIMYNGAEPISWRLCNQFLEEMSQFQLRSSILYPGYGLAEACVAVTLPIVGDPFKCYFVDRNHLKIGDKIVEVANANSFNCTSFVEVGRPIEQCPVRIANDLDEVLADKHIGHIQIKGTNVTAGYYNDPEISADCKTKDYWHRTGDLGFMYEGALVITGRAKNLIIINGQNIYPQDIEEIIHRKLHLKPETVVACSARKDVNHSEELLIFVQQRQISEDFIQTIQDIKREVLNELNLEVQQVIAVKSIPKTTSGKVQHYQLVQQYLKGDYETQTQEAAEFEQQIAYKREKNANSLDDKLWAIAKNIFKNDALEFSQNFFTDGFNSLKATVLLSRIHQLGYQISIETLFKNASVAELSKHLKNEELVPIPQIQVAKTSDNYPLTTGQKRFWMLYQFNQNAASHITSVSNIKGNFNPEAFRSAMKAIVNRHDSLRTVFRAERGEVYQKVIPEASFNFEISVLDFSAESEPESLAKSRAQDFANLIFDLSEGPLLRVELIKISESQYYFIFVIHHIISDGWSVDIISKELRSLYKTFCSGNESSLLPLRLQYKDYVAWYDSYTATASYQVSRAYWLDRFSGELPSLELPFSKNGGDSLSFSGAYLHHSFSKEISKALKELCALHHVTTFTGIMSVLSGVFYQLTGKTDLIIGTDTAGRMHQDLENQVGYYLNLLPIRIEFSGENSFTELLSAVHEELLASYSHQSYPFDSLITELGLPRIMGKLPLLDVLVLFQNFENALGFNDLIEDISITSQTIETPTSLNDLLLEFKETEDTLSLTVRYNTAIYNAEQLEVLVESLENVLSAVIANPLQRIESCSILSESEEAAILKISQGETKQYESGSILDLFRKQVSKTPESKCLTYQGESLSYGQVEELSNQLADQLANDYQVKSGDIVGLMTNRGFDMIISMLGVLKTGAAYVPIDKEYPVARQNYLIEDSGLNVLIISSDVEVDAAVRKLKLNNSQLSKYNSNYKGITPGKDTPAYLMYTSGTTGKPKGVIISHSSLLDYTETFISYFELTANDVVIQQSSYCFDTSVEEIYPILSTGGELILTPSGGKDVEVLLNLTEKHHVTVLSSTPLVIQSINELVNDKNLSSLRIVISGGDVLKLTYISNFSSKVKLYNTYGPTEGTVCTSYYEIENTSATNCIGSPIFNRDIYICNDSLELQPLYVIGELYLGGKGIALGYHNEPLQTEEHFLENPFGKGKLYKTGDLGYWDATGNIHFMGRKDHQLKVRGYRVEAIEVARAIMSFEGITDSHVIGCKSHGIQHLVGYFTGESTENALREYLRGELPDYMIPTYLVAMESFPMTANGKIAIDQLPDPILFSEKEYQEARNERDQKLIKIWETVLQLDTIGITDNFFELGGHSLKAVQIANRIQEEFSVAMGLKEIFLYPVLKEQSDVLATMEESLYEPIPTASVQEGYPLSYAQRRLWFLDQLGIAKQSFNLCWLCNIESGSKAFNPTAFVNAMKIIVNRHDSLRTVFRTEGGEVYQKVIPEASFNFEISVLDFSAESEPELLAKSRAQDFASLSFDLSEGPLLRVELIKISESQHYFIFVIHHIISDGWSVDIISKELRSLYKAFSSGNEASLSPLRLQYKDYVAWYDSYTATASYEASRMYWLNRFSGELPSLELPFSKNGGDSLLFSGAYLHHSFSKEISKALKELCASHHVTTFTGIMSVLSGVFYQLTGKTDLIIGTDTAGRIHQDLENQVGYYLNLLPIRIEFSSENSFTELLSAVHEELLASYSHQSYPFDSLITELGLPRIMGKLPLLDVLVLFQNFENALGFNDLIEEVSITSQTIETPTSLNDLLLEFKETEDTLSLTVRYNTAIYNAEQLEILVESLENVLSAVIANPAQTIESCRILSESEQTAILKISQGEIKQYESGSILDLFRKQVSKTPESKCLTYQGESLSYRQLEELSNQLADQLANAYQVKSGDIIGLMTNRGFDMIISMLGVLKTGAAYVPIDQEYPVARQNYLIEDSGLNLLIISNDVEVATSVTKLKLNNTQLSKYNSNYKGITPGKDTPAYLMYTSGTTGKPKGVVISHSSLLDYTETFISYFELTANDVVIQQSSYCFDTSVEEIYPILSTGGELILTPSGGKDVEALLDLTEKHDVTILSSTPLVIQSINELLTDKNLPSLRIVISGGDVLKLAYISSFPSKVKLYNTYGPTEGTVCTSYYEIKNTSDSNCIGSPIFNRDIYICNDSLELQPLYVIGELYLGGKGIALGYHNEPLQTEERFLENPFGKGKLYKTGDLGYWDATGNIHFMGRKDHQLKVRGYRVEAIEVARAIMSFEGVTDSHVIGCKSHGIQHLVGYFMGESTENALREYLRDELPDYMIPTYLVTMESFPMTANGKIAINQLPDPVLFSEKEYQEARNERDQKLIKIWETVLQLDRIGITDNFFELGGHSLKAVQIANRIQEEFSVAMGLKEIFLYPVLKEQSDVLATMEETLYEPIPVAAVQEGYPLSYAQRRLWFLDQLNESSIAYNIPFGHWLQGTLNIEVLSYAFNELIKRHESLRTVFQWKDEEVKQYVKAYETNDFVIESINWEDKTEDDETLVDTVFKTYNTAFNLSTGPLLRVYAFKRTEEKYFLFINMHHIIADEISVQILIRELQQLYNAKTNGNQKVLDELTIHYKDFAVWQQVSKKQEESIHKSYWLEKFSGEITPLDLPTCFPRTIQQTFKGKRIQRTFRQETSKKFHSLLEHQDSSLFMGVLSLVKMLLYRYTGAKDIIIGTPISGRIHPDLENQIGFYLNTLALRDEVSGDMSYEALLAEVKETCLDAYEHQSYPFDLLVEELNTSRDLSRSPLFDVMVVLEDMERYDKKLSFTDITIGEEYVEEETSKFDITFYFSKREDNLHLTIEYNTSLFSASRITRMASHLEELLQLVVAAPQTSIGKYNYLSQAERTQILEEFNATSKDYPLKGSFLARYEQNVSKTPEAIAVCYADQELSYGELDARVNQLSNYLKDNYGITQGDSVGLLVDRSEWMLISMLSILKLGGIYLPIDKSYPASRISYILEDGGTALLVSDTVYKDESGIKVMKLPEEIDALSTYSRELATVLVNEEDLAYMIYTSGSTGTPKGVKIRHKSVTNLMYAMEAEVSAKASDSLLAVTTYAFDMSVVELFLPLHVGASVIIASTPSLKSPEAIIELFEKYNPSIMQATPGFWQMLVDAGWQGSNKVRAITGGEALSLSLGESLIQSTETIWNMYGPTETTVYSTYKKVKETQDIPYIGRPVDNMQSYILDDKLQLVPIGVIGTLYMSGTGIAVGYQNKEELTQKSFISHPYQENTVMYNTGDLCSWNEEGSIKYYGRIDHQIKIRGYRIELEEIISAMISYEGVQQSVVVGIEIDGEKHLAGYYTGEEIENNSLRRYLTGCLPEYMIPTYLIGIEKFPLTPNGKIDKRALPNPSEEMIREYVAPTNETERILISIWEEVLGKKEIGIKDNFFELGGHSLKGIQIVSRIKKELGVKLELKELFIAPILEDVALKISIIQWAKSSKTSEDNIIKKETIVL, from the coding sequence ATGCGTATTAATAGTACTTTAGTAGATGTTTTAGAAAATTCTGCACAAGAGCAAACCGGGATTACGTTTATTCGTTCAACTAATGACGAGTTAACATATTCATATAAAGAATTGTTTAGTAAGGCATTGTATACACTTCATAATCTTCAAGAGCTTGGAGTAAACTCTGGCGATGAAGTCATTATACAAATAAATGATAATGCAGACTTTCTACAGGTTTTTTGGGCATGTATACTTGGAAAAATAATTCCTGTTCCAGTGGCAATAGGAAGACAAGAAGGACACAAGCATAAACTATATAATATTTGGAAAAAATTAAATAATCCTTTTTTAGTTTGTGATGAGGGCTTGTTAAAAGAAATGTTTACATACAAAAGTGATGAGGTAACTGAGAAAGCGTATCAGAAAATTGCAAATAGCACATTATTTACAACAGATGCTATACTTGAGAAATCACATGGAATCATAAATACCAGCATACGCTCAGAAGATATTGCATACATTCAGTTTTCATCAGGTTCTACAGGGAACCCAAAAGGAGTCGTATTAACACATGCTAATTTAGTAGCTAACATTGTAGATATTGCTAATCGTTCAGAAATTTCAGCAGCTGACCGATCTTTGAGCTGGTTGCCACTAACGCATGATATGGGGCTTATTTGTTTTCATTTATCATCGACACTAAGAAAAATTCAGCAATTTCTATTGCCAACCACACTTTTTATTAGAAGACCCTTACTTTGGATGGATAAGGCGAGTGAGCATAAAGCAAGCTTACTTTATTCTCCAAATTTTGGTTGTCAATATATTTTATCTGCAATAACTACTGCAAATAAAACTATTGATTGGAATCTTTCTAATGTAAGAATCATGTACAATGGAGCTGAGCCAATCTCATGGAGATTGTGTAATCAGTTTCTGGAAGAAATGAGTCAGTTTCAATTACGATCATCAATTCTGTATCCAGGTTATGGATTGGCAGAAGCCTGTGTGGCAGTTACACTTCCAATTGTAGGTGACCCTTTCAAATGTTACTTTGTAGATCGTAATCATTTAAAAATTGGAGATAAAATAGTAGAAGTTGCAAATGCAAACAGTTTCAATTGTACTTCATTCGTAGAAGTTGGAAGGCCAATAGAACAGTGCCCTGTAAGAATAGCGAATGATCTTGACGAAGTATTGGCAGATAAACACATTGGACATATCCAGATTAAAGGGACTAATGTTACAGCAGGATATTATAACGATCCAGAAATAAGTGCAGATTGTAAAACAAAAGATTACTGGCATAGAACAGGAGACTTAGGTTTTATGTACGAAGGGGCTTTGGTGATAACAGGACGCGCTAAGAACCTGATTATTATCAATGGACAAAACATTTACCCGCAGGATATTGAAGAAATTATACATAGAAAACTTCATTTAAAGCCAGAAACCGTAGTAGCTTGTAGTGCCAGAAAAGATGTAAATCATTCAGAAGAGTTACTGATTTTTGTACAACAGCGCCAAATATCTGAAGATTTTATTCAGACGATACAAGATATAAAACGAGAAGTTCTTAATGAGCTAAATTTAGAAGTTCAGCAGGTAATAGCCGTAAAAAGTATTCCAAAAACAACAAGCGGAAAAGTACAACATTACCAATTAGTACAGCAATATCTCAAAGGAGATTACGAAACACAAACTCAGGAAGCTGCTGAATTTGAACAACAAATAGCATATAAAAGGGAGAAAAATGCCAACTCTTTAGATGATAAATTGTGGGCCATCGCAAAAAATATATTTAAGAATGACGCATTAGAATTTTCTCAAAATTTCTTTACAGATGGATTCAATAGTTTAAAAGCGACCGTATTGTTGTCACGAATTCATCAATTGGGATATCAAATATCAATAGAGACACTTTTCAAAAATGCTAGTGTAGCAGAATTAAGTAAGCATCTCAAAAATGAAGAACTTGTTCCTATACCGCAAATTCAGGTAGCAAAAACAAGTGATAATTATCCATTGACTACTGGGCAAAAGCGATTTTGGATGTTGTATCAATTTAATCAAAATGCCGCGTCACATATTACAAGTGTTAGTAATATAAAGGGGAATTTCAATCCAGAGGCTTTTAGAAGCGCCATGAAAGCTATTGTAAACCGTCATGATAGTTTACGAACTGTTTTCAGGGCTGAAAGAGGCGAAGTATATCAAAAGGTAATTCCAGAGGCTTCTTTTAACTTTGAAATTAGTGTATTGGATTTCAGTGCAGAATCAGAACCGGAATCATTGGCAAAATCACGTGCACAGGATTTTGCGAACCTTATTTTTGATTTGTCCGAAGGACCGTTACTTCGTGTAGAACTAATAAAAATATCCGAATCTCAGTATTACTTTATATTTGTAATTCATCACATTATCAGTGATGGTTGGTCAGTTGATATCATTAGTAAAGAATTACGGTCGCTCTATAAAACGTTTTGTTCAGGAAATGAATCCTCACTCTTGCCGTTGCGATTACAATACAAAGATTATGTAGCCTGGTATGATTCTTATACAGCAACAGCATCTTACCAAGTCTCACGAGCCTATTGGTTAGATCGTTTTTCAGGAGAATTGCCAAGTTTAGAATTGCCATTCTCCAAAAACGGAGGTGATTCATTGTCATTTTCAGGAGCCTATTTGCACCATAGTTTCAGTAAAGAAATCAGCAAAGCATTAAAAGAACTTTGCGCCTTACATCATGTGACGACTTTTACAGGAATCATGAGCGTGTTAAGCGGAGTATTCTATCAGCTTACAGGAAAGACAGACCTTATTATCGGAACCGATACAGCCGGAAGAATGCATCAGGATTTAGAAAATCAGGTAGGCTATTATTTAAACTTACTACCAATCCGCATAGAATTTTCAGGAGAAAACAGCTTTACAGAATTACTCTCAGCAGTGCATGAGGAATTATTGGCAAGTTACAGTCATCAGTCGTATCCTTTTGACAGTCTAATCACAGAATTGGGATTACCCAGAATAATGGGCAAACTACCGCTGTTAGATGTGTTGGTATTATTCCAAAACTTCGAAAATGCATTAGGTTTTAATGACCTGATAGAAGATATATCCATTACAAGCCAAACCATAGAAACACCAACGAGTCTGAACGATTTGTTATTGGAATTCAAAGAAACGGAGGATACACTATCATTGACGGTTCGTTACAATACAGCAATTTACAATGCAGAGCAATTAGAAGTTTTAGTAGAATCACTGGAAAATGTACTCTCAGCAGTTATAGCAAATCCATTGCAAAGGATTGAAAGTTGTAGTATCCTATCAGAATCGGAAGAAGCAGCAATTCTAAAGATTAGTCAGGGGGAAACAAAACAATATGAATCAGGATCTATACTGGACTTGTTCAGAAAACAAGTATCTAAAACACCGGAATCAAAATGTCTGACCTATCAGGGAGAAAGCCTTAGTTATGGGCAAGTAGAAGAACTTTCTAATCAATTGGCAGATCAGTTAGCGAATGATTATCAGGTAAAAAGCGGAGATATCGTAGGCTTAATGACCAATCGAGGTTTTGATATGATAATTAGCATGCTCGGAGTTTTAAAAACAGGAGCAGCCTATGTTCCTATAGACAAAGAATACCCTGTAGCGCGTCAAAACTACCTGATAGAAGACAGCGGATTAAACGTATTAATTATCAGTAGTGATGTAGAAGTTGACGCAGCAGTTAGAAAATTAAAATTAAATAATAGCCAGTTATCAAAATACAATAGCAATTATAAAGGAATCACGCCGGGAAAAGATACTCCAGCGTATTTGATGTACACCTCAGGCACAACAGGAAAACCAAAGGGAGTGATCATTAGCCACAGTTCATTGTTGGATTATACGGAAACCTTTATCAGTTATTTTGAACTCACTGCCAATGATGTAGTCATTCAGCAATCATCCTATTGTTTTGATACCAGTGTCGAAGAAATTTACCCAATATTAAGTACAGGAGGCGAATTAATACTAACACCATCCGGCGGAAAAGATGTCGAAGTCTTGCTGAATCTAACAGAAAAACACCATGTTACCGTATTAAGCAGTACACCATTAGTCATACAAAGCATCAACGAATTAGTAAACGATAAAAATTTATCTTCATTACGAATCGTAATCAGTGGAGGGGATGTTTTAAAGTTAACATACATTTCAAACTTTTCATCAAAAGTAAAATTGTACAACACCTATGGACCAACAGAAGGGACCGTTTGTACAAGTTATTATGAAATAGAAAACACAAGTGCTACAAATTGCATTGGTTCACCTATTTTCAACAGAGACATTTACATCTGTAATGACAGTTTAGAACTGCAGCCACTGTATGTTATTGGAGAGTTGTATTTAGGCGGAAAAGGAATAGCCCTAGGTTATCACAATGAGCCATTACAAACAGAAGAACATTTCCTTGAAAACCCATTTGGTAAAGGAAAACTATACAAAACAGGCGACTTAGGCTATTGGGATGCCACAGGAAATATCCATTTTATGGGTAGAAAAGACCATCAGCTAAAAGTTCGTGGTTATCGTGTTGAAGCAATAGAAGTAGCCCGAGCCATTATGTCTTTTGAAGGAATTACGGACAGTCATGTAATAGGCTGTAAATCTCATGGAATCCAGCACTTAGTAGGTTACTTTACGGGAGAAAGCACAGAAAACGCATTACGTGAATATTTGCGGGGCGAATTACCGGATTACATGATACCAACCTATCTGGTAGCAATGGAATCTTTCCCCATGACAGCCAATGGAAAAATAGCCATAGACCAATTACCAGATCCGATATTATTTTCGGAAAAAGAATATCAAGAAGCCAGAAACGAAAGAGATCAAAAATTGATTAAAATCTGGGAAACCGTATTGCAATTAGATACAATAGGAATCACGGATAATTTCTTTGAGTTAGGCGGACATTCTTTAAAAGCAGTTCAAATTGCCAACAGAATACAGGAAGAATTCTCGGTAGCAATGGGTTTAAAAGAGATATTCTTATATCCGGTGCTAAAAGAACAATCCGATGTCCTGGCTACTATGGAGGAATCGTTATACGAACCAATTCCGACGGCATCAGTTCAAGAAGGATACCCATTATCATACGCCCAAAGAAGACTATGGTTTTTGGATCAACTCGGAATCGCAAAACAATCATTCAACCTATGCTGGTTATGTAATATAGAATCAGGAAGCAAAGCATTCAATCCAACGGCTTTTGTCAATGCAATGAAAATCATTGTAAACCGTCATGATAGTTTACGAACCGTTTTCAGAACGGAAGGAGGCGAAGTATATCAAAAGGTAATTCCAGAGGCTTCTTTTAACTTTGAAATTAGTGTATTGGATTTCAGTGCAGAATCAGAACCGGAATTATTGGCAAAATCACGTGCACAGGATTTTGCGAGTCTTAGTTTTGATTTGTCCGAAGGACCGTTACTTCGTGTAGAACTAATAAAAATATCCGAATCTCAGCACTATTTTATATTTGTAATTCATCATATTATCAGCGATGGCTGGTCAGTTGATATTATTAGTAAAGAATTACGATCTCTTTATAAAGCGTTTAGTTCAGGAAACGAAGCCTCACTTTCGCCGTTGCGATTACAATACAAAGATTATGTAGCCTGGTATGATTCTTATACAGCAACAGCGTCTTATGAAGCTTCCCGCATGTATTGGTTAAATCGTTTTTCAGGAGAATTACCAAGTTTAGAATTGCCATTCTCCAAAAACGGAGGTGATTCATTGTTATTTTCAGGAGCCTATTTGCACCATAGTTTCAGTAAAGAAATCAGCAAAGCATTAAAAGAACTTTGCGCCTCACATCATGTGACGACTTTTACAGGAATCATGAGCGTGTTAAGCGGAGTATTCTATCAGCTTACAGGAAAGACGGACCTCATTATCGGAACCGATACAGCCGGAAGAATACATCAGGATTTAGAAAATCAGGTAGGCTATTATTTAAACTTACTACCAATCCGCATAGAATTTTCAAGTGAAAACAGTTTTACAGAATTACTCTCAGCAGTGCATGAGGAATTATTGGCAAGTTACAGTCATCAGTCGTATCCTTTTGACAGTCTAATCACAGAATTAGGATTACCCAGAATAATGGGTAAACTACCGTTGTTAGATGTGTTGGTATTGTTTCAAAACTTCGAAAATGCATTAGGTTTTAATGACCTGATCGAAGAGGTATCCATTACAAGCCAAACCATAGAAACACCAACGAGTCTGAACGATTTGTTATTAGAATTCAAAGAAACAGAGGATACACTATCATTGACGGTTCGTTACAATACAGCAATTTACAATGCAGAACAATTAGAAATTCTAGTAGAATCACTAGAAAATGTACTCTCAGCAGTTATAGCAAATCCGGCACAAACGATAGAAAGCTGCCGTATCCTGTCAGAATCAGAACAAACAGCAATTCTAAAGATTAGTCAGGGGGAAATAAAACAATATGAATCAGGATCTATACTGGACTTGTTCAGAAAACAAGTATCTAAAACACCGGAATCAAAATGTCTGACCTATCAGGGAGAAAGTCTTAGCTATAGGCAATTAGAAGAACTTTCTAATCAATTGGCAGATCAGTTAGCGAATGCTTATCAGGTAAAAAGCGGAGATATCATAGGCTTAATGACCAATCGAGGTTTTGATATGATAATTAGCATGCTGGGAGTTTTAAAAACAGGAGCAGCCTATGTTCCTATAGACCAAGAATACCCTGTAGCGCGTCAAAACTACCTGATAGAAGACAGCGGATTGAACCTTTTAATCATCAGTAATGATGTAGAAGTTGCCACATCAGTAACAAAATTAAAATTAAACAATACCCAGTTATCAAAATACAATAGCAATTATAAAGGAATCACGCCGGGAAAAGATACTCCAGCGTATTTGATGTATACCTCGGGAACAACAGGAAAACCAAAGGGAGTGGTTATTAGCCACAGTTCATTGTTGGATTATACAGAAACCTTTATCAGCTATTTTGAACTCACTGCCAATGATGTAGTCATTCAGCAATCATCCTATTGTTTTGATACCAGTGTCGAAGAAATTTACCCAATATTAAGTACAGGAGGTGAATTAATACTAACACCGTCTGGCGGAAAAGATGTAGAAGCCTTACTTGATTTAACAGAAAAACACGATGTTACCATATTAAGCAGTACGCCATTAGTGATACAAAGTATCAACGAATTACTAACTGATAAAAATTTACCTTCATTACGAATCGTAATCAGTGGGGGAGATGTCTTAAAGTTAGCATACATTTCAAGCTTTCCATCAAAAGTAAAACTGTACAACACTTATGGTCCAACTGAAGGAACCGTTTGTACAAGCTATTATGAGATAAAAAACACAAGTGATTCAAACTGCATAGGCTCGCCTATTTTCAATAGGGATATTTACATCTGCAATGACAGTTTAGAACTGCAACCACTGTATGTTATAGGAGAGTTGTATTTAGGCGGAAAGGGAATAGCCCTAGGTTATCACAATGAGCCATTACAAACAGAGGAGCGTTTTTTGGAAAACCCATTTGGTAAAGGAAAACTATACAAAACAGGAGACTTAGGCTATTGGGATGCCACAGGAAATATCCATTTTATGGGTAGAAAAGACCATCAGCTAAAAGTTCGTGGTTATCGTGTTGAAGCAATAGAAGTTGCCCGAGCCATTATGTCTTTTGAGGGAGTTACAGACAGTCATGTAATAGGCTGTAAATCTCATGGAATCCAGCATTTAGTGGGTTACTTTATGGGAGAAAGCACAGAAAACGCATTGCGTGAATATTTGCGGGACGAATTACCGGATTACATGATACCAACCTATCTGGTAACGATGGAATCTTTCCCGATGACTGCCAATGGAAAAATAGCCATAAACCAATTACCGGATCCAGTATTATTTTCGGAAAAAGAATATCAAGAAGCCAGAAACGAAAGAGATCAAAAACTAATTAAAATCTGGGAAACTGTATTGCAATTAGATAGAATCGGAATCACAGATAATTTTTTCGAGTTAGGCGGACATTCCCTAAAAGCAGTTCAAATTGCTAACAGAATACAGGAAGAATTCTCGGTAGCAATGGGTTTAAAAGAGATATTCTTATATCCGGTGCTAAAAGAGCAGTCTGATGTCTTGGCTACTATGGAGGAAACGTTATACGAACCAATTCCTGTGGCAGCTGTTCAAGAAGGATACCCATTATCATACGCCCAAAGAAGACTATGGTTTTTGGATCAGTTAAATGAATCCTCAATTGCATATAATATTCCATTTGGGCATTGGTTGCAAGGCACGCTAAATATAGAAGTATTGTCGTACGCTTTCAATGAACTAATAAAGAGACATGAAAGTTTACGAACCGTATTTCAATGGAAAGATGAAGAAGTAAAACAATATGTGAAAGCTTATGAAACTAATGATTTTGTAATTGAAAGTATTAATTGGGAAGATAAAACAGAAGATGATGAAACCTTAGTTGATACCGTTTTCAAAACATATAATACAGCTTTTAACCTATCTACGGGACCATTGTTAAGAGTATATGCGTTTAAACGTACAGAAGAAAAATATTTTCTGTTTATAAATATGCATCATATTATAGCAGATGAAATTTCTGTTCAGATATTAATTAGAGAATTACAGCAATTATACAACGCTAAAACTAACGGAAATCAAAAAGTTCTGGATGAATTAACCATTCATTACAAAGATTTTGCGGTATGGCAGCAAGTATCGAAAAAGCAGGAAGAATCGATTCATAAATCGTATTGGTTAGAAAAATTCTCAGGAGAAATTACGCCGTTAGATCTTCCAACCTGTTTTCCAAGAACGATTCAACAAACCTTTAAAGGAAAACGTATACAGCGCACGTTTAGGCAGGAAACAAGTAAAAAGTTTCATTCGCTTTTAGAACATCAGGATTCGTCATTGTTTATGGGCGTACTTTCTTTGGTAAAAATGCTGCTATACCGTTACACAGGAGCCAAAGACATAATTATCGGGACTCCAATCTCTGGCAGAATACATCCGGATTTAGAGAATCAGATAGGATTTTATCTAAACACATTGGCACTTAGAGATGAAGTTTCTGGCGATATGAGTTATGAAGCTTTGTTAGCGGAAGTAAAAGAAACGTGCTTAGATGCGTATGAGCATCAATCGTATCCTTTTGATTTATTGGTAGAGGAATTAAATACTTCTCGAGATTTAAGTCGTTCACCATTATTTGATGTAATGGTTGTTCTGGAAGATATGGAACGTTATGATAAAAAGCTTTCCTTCACTGATATTACCATCGGGGAAGAATATGTAGAAGAAGAAACGAGTAAATTCGACATCACTTTTTACTTCAGCAAACGAGAAGATAATTTACATCTGACAATCGAGTACAACACCTCGTTATTTTCAGCATCGCGAATAACGAGAATGGCATCACATCTGGAAGAGCTATTGCAATTAGTAGTTGCAGCACCGCAAACCAGTATAGGAAAGTATAATTATCTATCACAGGCAGAACGCACACAAATCTTGGAAGAGTTTAATGCCACGTCAAAAGACTACCCATTAAAAGGCAGTTTTCTAGCAAGATATGAGCAAAATGTAAGCAAGACGCCAGAAGCCATAGCGGTATGTTATGCAGATCAGGAATTAAGTTATGGAGAATTAGATGCAAGGGTAAACCAATTGTCAAATTATTTAAAAGACAATTATGGCATTACACAAGGAGATAGTGTGGGATTATTGGTAGATCGAAGCGAATGGATGCTAATCTCCATGTTAAGTATCCTAAAACTGGGCGGGATTTATTTACCAATTGATAAAAGTTATCCGGCGTCAAGAATCAGTTACATATTAGAAGATGGCGGAACAGCCTTATTAGTTTCCGATACCGTATACAAAGACGAATCAGGAATTAAAGTAATGAAGCTGCCAGAAGAAATAGACGCATTATCTACATATAGCAGAGAATTAGCAACAGTATTGGTGAATGAAGAAGATCTGGCGTATATGATATATACATCAGGATCAACAGGAACCCCAAAAGGAGTAAAGATCCGTCACAAATCCGTCACCAACCTGATGTATGCTATGGAAGCCGAAGTATCGGCCAAAGCATCAGATTCCTTACTGGCCGTAACAACCTATGCTTTTGACATGTCAGTGGTAGAATTGTTCCTGCCATTACATGTAGGCGCCAGTGTCATAATAGCATCAACACCATCACTGAAATCACCGGAAGCCATTATAGAATTGTTTGAAAAGTACAACCCAAGCATCATGCAGGCAACACCAGGGTTTTGGCAGATGTTAGTAGATGCAGGATGGCAGGGAAGCAATAAAGTTCGTGCCATAACAGGAGGAGAAGCCTTATCACTATCCTTAGGGGAATCGTTGATTCAGAGTACAGAAACGATATGGAATATGTATGGGCCAACGGAAACCACGGTTTATTCAACCTATAAAAAGGTAAAAGAAACACAAGATATTCCATACATCGGACGCCCGGTAGACAACATGCAGTCATACATCTTAGATGACAAATTACAGTTAGTACCAATTGGAGTGATAGGCACATTATACATGAGCGGTACCGGAATCGCAGTAGGTTATCAAAACAAGGAAGAGCTGACCCAAAAGTCATTCATCAGCCATCCGTATCAGGAAAACACAGTAATGTACAACACAGGAGATTTATGTAGTTGGAATGAAGAAGGAAGCATAAAATACTACGGACGAATAGACCATCAGATAAAAATTCGAGGTTATCGAATAGAGCTGGAAGAGATAATATCGGCAATGATAAGCTATGAAGGCGTACAGCAAAGTGTAGTGGTAGGAATAGAGATCGATGGAGAGAAACATTTGGCAGGTTACTACACAGGCGAAGAAATCGAAAACAATTCTTTAAGAAGATACTTAACAGGCTGCTTACCAGAATACATGATTCCGACGTATTTGATTGGCATAGAAAAATTTCCATTAACACCAAACGGAAAAATAGACAAACGAGCCTTACCCAATCCATCAGAAGAAATGATCAGAGAATATGTTGCACCAACTAATGAAACGGAACGCATATTAATCTCAATCTGGGAAGAAGTATTGGGGAAAAAAGAAATCGGAATCAAAGACAATTTCTTCGAACTAGGCGGACATTCACTCAAAGGAATCCAGATTGTGTCCAGAATCAAAAAAGAATTAGGGGTTAAATTGGAATTAAAAGAATTGTTCATCGCGCCAATATTGGAAGATGTCGCTTTAAAAATTTCAATCATACAATGGGCAAAAAGCTCAAAAACTTCAGAAGATAATATCATTAAAAAAGAGACTATAGTACTATGA